A stretch of Brassica rapa cultivar Chiifu-401-42 chromosome A08, CAAS_Brap_v3.01, whole genome shotgun sequence DNA encodes these proteins:
- the LOC103835192 gene encoding uncharacterized protein LOC103835192 isoform X1, protein MDSQEHNITQHSPGGGKSHVCSKCGWNYPNPHPSAKNRRAHKKICGTIKGFEILGSDHQNLDFQKGQCLDDEPKTPSPRVVDERIGDRISEEDVFADAVCEFSSSVVSDSVKEKEEEETPANGMAKSATDLGEAQECNKSSEVVQESLDVLLPVQVLENFPSSAEAADTCGESSSQVIHDGRSTISNVGLETECKGNVADESESMLAASALGKRVDTSWNDEVIYSDLEGPHGFEEMNMNPPGEADDYTVGDKTPVDTPPVETIADQDINTSLSALDAIPFAENAHVSLHGTKALEESETGTLTQADNSGDQPEGLSIGREVPSPDKLPLADKTEPQGHTSLAGLPSAESIVMPKIDPAEDIKMKPESSFGASQETVESETVTTSLPAVDPNADVSHSVLIGRESELIQSNVVAEEKSTISELSSQSTCPVEHYVSPVYVALEGDEPPSVQDKSSTDTSKDSILQIGAEACESTDEEDCTKTNQKLVESGRTESNRVVGGLGVIQANEIDGNDKAHNNYAEVPVTIGSNDHRDYGRLQNLSEAHIRSLVLSPIVTTSNAVSGHSDESQSSSLDVCLSKNQEITTSWSTAKEQHVPLKNLLNEARSPRVEAASNIPRVSSILEQGTSPEDEGGWPERREVSEEWNSPAKYPVERKVKGRPFWVPFVCCSSAK, encoded by the exons atggaTTCTCAGGAACACAACATTACACAACACTCTCCAG gagGAGGTAAGAGCCATGTCTGCAGTAAATGTGGTTGGAATTACCCAAATCCACATCCTAGTGCTAAAAACCGGCGTGCCCACAAGAAAATATGTGGAACCATCAAAGGATTTGAGATCCTTGGTTCCGACCACCAGAATCTTGATTTTCAGAAAGGACAATGTTTGGATGATGAGCCAAAAACCCCAA GTCCAAGAGTTGTGGATGAGAGAATTGGTGATAGAATAAGTGAAGAAGATGTGTTTGCAGATGCTGTTTGTGAATTTTCTAGCAGCGTTGTGTCTGATTCTGTCAAGgaaaaggaggaggaggagacacCAGCAAATGGTATGGCAAAGAGTGCTACGGATCTTG GTGAAGCTCAGGAGTGCAACAAAAGCTCTGAAGTGGTTCAAGAGAGTTTGGATGTTCTTCTACCTGTCCAAGTCCTTGAGAACTTCCCAAGTTCAGCTGAAGCAGCGGATACATGTGGAGAAAGTTCATCTCAGGTCATTCATGATGGTCGTAGTACCATATCAAATGTTGGATTAGAGACAGAATGCAAAGGAAACGTAGCGGATGAATCTGAATCTATGTTAGCAGCATCTGCGTTAGGAAAGAGAGTGGATACTTCATGGAACGATGAAGTGATTTACTCAGACTTGGAGGGTCCCCATGGATTTGAAGAAATGAATATGAATCCTCCTGGTGAAGCTGATGACTATACAGTGGGTGATAAGACTCCGGTCGATACTCCTCCTGTAGAAACCATTGCAGACCAAGATATCAACACCAGTCTATCTGCTCTTGATGCCATACCTTTTGCAGAAAATGCTCATGTCTCTTTGCATGGTACCAAAGCCCTTGAAGAAAGTGAAACTGGTACTCTTACTCAGGCAGATAATTCAGGCGATCAGCCTGAAGGCTTAAGTATTGGCAGGGAAGTTCCTTCACCAGACAAACTTCCCTTGGCAGACAAAACTGAACCTCAAGGCCATACTTCTTTGGCTGGGCTCCCCAGCGCAGAGAGCATAGTAATGCCCAAGATTGACCCTGCTGAAGATATCAAAATGAAACCTGAATCATCTTTTGGTGCTTCCCAAGAAACTGTTGAATCAGAGACCGTGACAACTTCCCTACCTGCAGTAGATCCTAATGCTGATGTGAGCCATTCAGTTCTCATTGGTCGTGAGAGTGAACTTATCCAATCAAATGTTGTAGCTGAGGAGAAGAGCACAATTAGCGAGCTCAGTTCTCAATCAACTTGTCCTGTTGAACACTACGTTTCTCCAGTGTATGTTGCATTAGAGGGAGATGAACCACCAAGCGTTCAGGATAAAAGTTCAACAGACACATCTAAAGACTCCATCCTCCAAATCGGTGCTGAAGCTTGTGAAAGTACTGATGAAGAAGATTGCACTAAAACTAATCAGAAGTTGGTGGAAAGCGGAAGGACAGAATCCAATAGAGTTGTTGGTGGCTTAGGGGTTATTCAAGCAAATGAGATTGATGGTAATGACAAAGCACACAACAATTATGCTGAAGTCCCTGTGACAATTGGATCAAATGACCATAGAGATTACGGGAGGTTGCAGAATCTGTCAGAAGCACACATTAGATCTCTGGTTTTGAGTCCGATAGTCACTACATCTAATGCCGTTTCAG GACATAGTGACGAATCTCAATCATCATCACTTGATGTTTGTCTGTCGAAGAACCAAGAGATCACAACAAGCTGGAGCACAGCAAAGGAGCAGCATGTCCCGCTGAAGAACCTTTTGAACGAAGCAAGGTCACCAAGGGTAGAGGCAGCAAGTAATATACCGAGAGTGAGTTCGATACTGGAGCAAGGGACATCCCCTGAAGACGAGGGTGGGTGGCCAGAGAGGAGAGAAGTGAGTGAGGAGTGGAACTCGCCAGCAAAGTATCCAGTGGAGAGGAAAGTGAAAGGAAGACCCTTTTGGGTTCCATTTGTTTGCTGTTCCTCTGCTAAGtaa
- the LOC103835192 gene encoding uncharacterized protein LOC103835192 isoform X2, with translation MDSQEHNITQHSPGGGKSHVCSKCGWNYPNPHPSAKNRRAHKKICGTIKGFEILGSDHQNLDFQKGQCLDDEPKTPSPRVVDERIGDRISEEDVFADAVCEFSSSVVSDSVKEKEEEETPANGMAKSATDLGEAQECNKSSEVVQESLDVLLPVQVLENFPSSAEAADTCGESSSQVIHDGRSTISNVGLETECKGNVADESESMLAASALGKRVDTSWNDEVIYSDLEGPHGFEEMNMNPPGEADDYTVGDKTPVDTPPVETIADQDINTSLSALDAIPFAENAHVSLHGTKALEDDQPEGLSIGREVPSPDKLPLADKTEPQGHTSLAGLPSAESIVMPKIDPAEDIKMKPESSFGASQETVESETVTTSLPAVDPNADVSHSVLIGRESELIQSNVVAEEKSTISELSSQSTCPVEHYVSPVYVALEGDEPPSVQDKSSTDTSKDSILQIGAEACESTDEEDCTKTNQKLVESGRTESNRVVGGLGVIQANEIDGNDKAHNNYAEVPVTIGSNDHRDYGRLQNLSEAHIRSLVLSPIVTTSNAVSGHSDESQSSSLDVCLSKNQEITTSWSTAKEQHVPLKNLLNEARSPRVEAASNIPRVSSILEQGTSPEDEGGWPERREVSEEWNSPAKYPVERKVKGRPFWVPFVCCSSAK, from the exons atggaTTCTCAGGAACACAACATTACACAACACTCTCCAG gagGAGGTAAGAGCCATGTCTGCAGTAAATGTGGTTGGAATTACCCAAATCCACATCCTAGTGCTAAAAACCGGCGTGCCCACAAGAAAATATGTGGAACCATCAAAGGATTTGAGATCCTTGGTTCCGACCACCAGAATCTTGATTTTCAGAAAGGACAATGTTTGGATGATGAGCCAAAAACCCCAA GTCCAAGAGTTGTGGATGAGAGAATTGGTGATAGAATAAGTGAAGAAGATGTGTTTGCAGATGCTGTTTGTGAATTTTCTAGCAGCGTTGTGTCTGATTCTGTCAAGgaaaaggaggaggaggagacacCAGCAAATGGTATGGCAAAGAGTGCTACGGATCTTG GTGAAGCTCAGGAGTGCAACAAAAGCTCTGAAGTGGTTCAAGAGAGTTTGGATGTTCTTCTACCTGTCCAAGTCCTTGAGAACTTCCCAAGTTCAGCTGAAGCAGCGGATACATGTGGAGAAAGTTCATCTCAGGTCATTCATGATGGTCGTAGTACCATATCAAATGTTGGATTAGAGACAGAATGCAAAGGAAACGTAGCGGATGAATCTGAATCTATGTTAGCAGCATCTGCGTTAGGAAAGAGAGTGGATACTTCATGGAACGATGAAGTGATTTACTCAGACTTGGAGGGTCCCCATGGATTTGAAGAAATGAATATGAATCCTCCTGGTGAAGCTGATGACTATACAGTGGGTGATAAGACTCCGGTCGATACTCCTCCTGTAGAAACCATTGCAGACCAAGATATCAACACCAGTCTATCTGCTCTTGATGCCATACCTTTTGCAGAAAATGCTCATGTCTCTTTGCATGGTACCAAAGCCCTTGAAGA CGATCAGCCTGAAGGCTTAAGTATTGGCAGGGAAGTTCCTTCACCAGACAAACTTCCCTTGGCAGACAAAACTGAACCTCAAGGCCATACTTCTTTGGCTGGGCTCCCCAGCGCAGAGAGCATAGTAATGCCCAAGATTGACCCTGCTGAAGATATCAAAATGAAACCTGAATCATCTTTTGGTGCTTCCCAAGAAACTGTTGAATCAGAGACCGTGACAACTTCCCTACCTGCAGTAGATCCTAATGCTGATGTGAGCCATTCAGTTCTCATTGGTCGTGAGAGTGAACTTATCCAATCAAATGTTGTAGCTGAGGAGAAGAGCACAATTAGCGAGCTCAGTTCTCAATCAACTTGTCCTGTTGAACACTACGTTTCTCCAGTGTATGTTGCATTAGAGGGAGATGAACCACCAAGCGTTCAGGATAAAAGTTCAACAGACACATCTAAAGACTCCATCCTCCAAATCGGTGCTGAAGCTTGTGAAAGTACTGATGAAGAAGATTGCACTAAAACTAATCAGAAGTTGGTGGAAAGCGGAAGGACAGAATCCAATAGAGTTGTTGGTGGCTTAGGGGTTATTCAAGCAAATGAGATTGATGGTAATGACAAAGCACACAACAATTATGCTGAAGTCCCTGTGACAATTGGATCAAATGACCATAGAGATTACGGGAGGTTGCAGAATCTGTCAGAAGCACACATTAGATCTCTGGTTTTGAGTCCGATAGTCACTACATCTAATGCCGTTTCAG GACATAGTGACGAATCTCAATCATCATCACTTGATGTTTGTCTGTCGAAGAACCAAGAGATCACAACAAGCTGGAGCACAGCAAAGGAGCAGCATGTCCCGCTGAAGAACCTTTTGAACGAAGCAAGGTCACCAAGGGTAGAGGCAGCAAGTAATATACCGAGAGTGAGTTCGATACTGGAGCAAGGGACATCCCCTGAAGACGAGGGTGGGTGGCCAGAGAGGAGAGAAGTGAGTGAGGAGTGGAACTCGCCAGCAAAGTATCCAGTGGAGAGGAAAGTGAAAGGAAGACCCTTTTGGGTTCCATTTGTTTGCTGTTCCTCTGCTAAGtaa
- the LOC103835193 gene encoding 15-cis-phytoene desaturase, chloroplastic/chromoplastic produces the protein MVVFGNVSAANLPYQNGFLKAISSGGCDLMGHRSFKISTSFKTRTRRRRSAGPLQVVCVDIPRPELENTVNFLEAASLSASFRSAPRPAKPLKVVIAGAGLAGLSTAKYLADAGHKPLLLEARDVLGGKIAAWKDEDGDWYETGLHIFFGAYPNVQNLFGELGINDRLQWKEHSMIFAMPSKPGEFSRFDFPDVLPAPLNGIWAILRNNEMLTWPEKIKFAIGLLPAMVGGQAYVEAQDGLSVEQWMRKQGVPDRVTDEVFIAMSKALNFINPDELSMQCILIALNRFLQEKHGSKMAFLDGNPPERLCMPIVEHIRSLGGEVRLNSRIRKIELEDDGTVKSFLLTDGTTIQGDAYVFATPVDILKLLLPDSWKEIPYFKRLEKLVGVPVINVHIWFDKKLKNTYDHLLFSRSNLLSVYADMSLTCKEYYDPNRSMLELVFAPAEEWISRSDSDIIDATMKELERLFPDEIAADQSKAKILKYHVVKTPRSVYKTIPDCEPCRPLQRSPIKGFYLAGDYTKQKYLASMEGAVLSGKFCSQSILQDYELLAASSGPQKLSETTLST, from the exons ATGGTTGTGTTTGGGAATGTTTCCGCGGCGAATTTGCCTTATCAAAATGGATTTTTGAAGGCAATTTCATCTGGAGGTTGTGATTTAATGGGACACCGCAGCTTCAAAATTTCAACTTCTTTTAAGACAAGaacaaggaggaggaggagtgcTGGTCCTTTGCAG GTAGTTTGTGTGGATATACCAAGGCCAGAGCTAGAGAACACTGTCAACTTCTTGGAAGCTGCAAGTTTGTCTGCATCTTTCCGTAGTGCTCCTCGTCCTGCGAAGCCTTTAAAAGTTGTCATCGCTGGTGCTG GATTGGCTGGATTGTCAACAGCAAAGTACCTGGCTGATGCAGGACATAAACCTCTGTTGCTTGAAGCGAGAGATGTTCTTGGGGGAAAG ATAGCTGCATGGAAGGATGAAGATGGAGATTGGTATGAAACCggtttacatatatttt TTGGTGCTTATCCGAATGTGCAAAACTTATTTGGAGAACTTGGGATCAATGATCGGCTGCAGTGGAAGGAACACTCCATGATTTTCGCCATGCCAAGTAAACCTGGAGAATTTAGTAGATTTGATTTCCCAGATGTCCTCCCAGCACCCTTAAACG GAATATGGGCTATATTGAGGAACAACGAGATGCTGACATGGCCAGAGAAAATAAAGTTTGCTATTGGACTTCTTCCGGCTATGGTCGGAGGTCAGGCTTATGTTGAGGCTCAAGATGGTTTATCAGTTGAACAATGGATGAGAAAGCAG GGAGTACCTGATCGGGTGACAGATGAGGTGTTCATTGCCATGTCAAAGGCGCTAAACTTTATAAACCCAGACGAACTTTCAATGCAATGCATTTTGATAGCTTTGAATCGGTTTCTTCAG GAGAAACATGGATCGAAGATGGCGTTCTTAGATGGTAATCCACCGGAGAGGCTTTGTATGCCAATAGTGGAACATATTCGATCACTAGGTGGTGAAGTACGTCTTAACTCAAGGATAAGGAAGATTGAGCTCGAGGATGATGGTACTGTTAAGAGTTTCTTACTCACTGATGGAACCACTATCCAAGGAGACGCTTATGTCTTTGCCACTCCAG TGGATATCCTGAAGCTTCTTTTGCCGGACTCTTGGAAAGAGATACCATACTTCAAGAGATTGGAGAAGCTAGTTGGTGTGCCAGTTATTAACGTTCATATATGGTTTGATAAGAAACTGAAGAACACATATGATCATTTACTATTTAGCAG AAGTAACCTTCTGAGTGTGTATGCTGACATGTCGTTAACGTGTAAGGAATATTACGATCCTAACCGGTCAATGCTGGAGCTAGTATTTGCACCTGCGGAGGAATGGATATCAAGGAGCGACTCTGACATCATTGATGCAACGATGAAAGAGCTCGAAAGACTCTTCCCTGACGAAATCGCCGCTGACCAAAGCAAGGCTAAAATTCTCAAGTACCATGTCGTCAAAACTCCAAG GTCTGTGTACAAGACGATCCCAGACTGTGAACCATGTCGGCCACTACAAAGATCTCCTATTAAAGGATTCTACTTAGCTGGGGATTACACTAAACAGAAGTACTTAGCTTCCATGGAAGGCGCCGTTCTCTCTGGCAAATTCTGCTCTCAGTCTATTCTACAG GATTACGAGCTATTGGCTGCTTCCTCTGGACCGCAAAAGTTGTCGGAGACGACTCTATCAACATAA
- the LOC103835195 gene encoding E3 ubiquitin-protein ligase RHF1A, which translates to MSSFSYASAFTLSEKSPPFSPAIASSSSSSAFDDDDTDDACSICLESFTPQDPATVTSCKHEYHLQCIIEWSQRSKECPICWQFFVLKDPLSQELLAAVDKERLIQTTKMRSPSSPRSSIPHSNEEDFHSEEEESSFDEQFLRHLTEAAHRRCLLRTRDTPIPSNDPTPSDMPNLGHTSAVISHVQHQNANPPSPASPADTSNGSRISPGPSPSEASSLPEAIKSKLAAASARYKESISKSKQGLKEKLLARNNSVKELSKGVQREMNAGIAGVTRMMERFDIASKRFGGSTTSGFNFSFKGKREEAEATSNNGNKNRIP; encoded by the exons ATGTCTAGTTTCAGTTATGCTTCTGCTTTCACCTTATCCGAAAAGTCTCCTCCTTTCAGTCCCGCCAttgcttcttcctcttcttcctctgccTTCGATGATGATGATACCGACGACGCTTGCAGCATCTGCCTCGAGTCTTTCACTCCCCAGGACCCTGCCACT GTTACAAGTTGCAAGCATGAGTATCACCTTCAGTGCATCATTGAATG GTCTCAGAGAAGCAAAGAGTGTCCTATTTGCTGGCAATTCTTTGTCCTCAAAGATCCTCTCAG ccaAGAGCTTTTGGCTGCTGTGGATAAGGAAAGGCTGATCCAAACCACCAAGATGAGATCTCCATCCTCTCCAAGAAGTTCCATTCCTCACTCCAATGAGGAGGACTTTCACTCAGAGGAG gagGAGAGCAGCTTTGATGAACAATTCCTTAGGCATCTCACTGAAGCTGCCCATAGACGTTGTTTGCTTCGTACTAGGGACACTCCAATACCCTCCAATGATCCCACTCCTTCTGATATGCCCAATCTTGGTCATACCTCTGCTGTTATCTCCCATGTTCAACATCAGAATGCTAACCCCCCATCTCCTGCTTCTCCTGCTGATACCAGCAATGGATCCAG AATCTCCCCTGGACCTTCTCCATCTGAAGCATCGTCTCTTCCAGAAGCCATTAAATCCAAACTAGCTGCTGCTTCCGCAAG GTACAAAGAATCGATCTCTAAGAGTAAACAAGGTCTTAAAGAGAAGCTACTTGCTCGCAACAACTCAGTGAAAGAACTGAGCAAAGGAGTACAACGTGAGATGAACGCTGGAATAGCTGGGGTTACACGGATGATGGAACGCTTTGATATTGCTTCAAAACGTTTTGGAGGGTCTACAACTTCCGGATTCAACTTCTCATTCAAAGGGAAGCGTGAAGAAGCAGAAGCCACTTCCAACAATGGGAACAAAAACCGAATCCCATAA
- the LOC103835196 gene encoding putative zinc finger A20 and AN1 domain-containing stress-associated protein 8 — MTGEPSLCINGCGFFSTPQTKNLCSKCYNSFLKDESARYLDTIRDHRTTATVVEKSEEAVVVVRNKKRSRCNACNKKVGLLGFECRCGHVFCGSHRHPEEHSCLSDYKSAAITELTIQNPVIKPDKLYRI, encoded by the coding sequence ATGACAGGAGAGCCTTCTCTATGCATCAACGGATGTGGCTTCTTCAGCACGCCACAGACCAAGAACCTTTGCTCTAAGTGCTACAACAGTTTTTTAAAGGATGAGTCTGCCAGATACTTGGACACTATAAGAGACCACAGGACAACAGCAACAGTGGTGGAGAAGTCTGAAGAGGCAGTCGTTGTGGTAAGGAATAAAAAGAGGAGTAGATGCAATGCGTGCAATAAAAAGGTGGGGCTGCTAGGATTTGAATGCAGGTGCGGCCATGTGTTCTGTGGATCTCACCGTCACCCGGAGGAACATTCTTGTCTATCCGATTATAAATCTGCCGCCATTACCGAGTTAACTATCCAAAACCCTGTCATCAAGCCTGATAAACTGTATAGAATCTAG
- the LOC103835197 gene encoding DUF21 domain-containing protein At4g14230 translates to MHPFNAMMAARMLTAVGKSNGLESETIPFGSLWWSIYAGVSCFLVFFAGIMSGLTLGLMSLSLVDLEILQRSGSPKEKKQSAAILPVVQKQHQLLVTLLLFNALAMEGLPIYLDKIFNEYVAIILSVTFVLFVGEVIPQAICSRYGLAVGANLVWLVRILMILSYPISFPVAKMLDCVLGHGDPLFRRAQLKALVSIHGEAAGKGGELTHDETTIISGALDLTAKTAREAMTPIESIFSLDMNSKLDWEAMDKIQTRGHSRIPVYSDNPKNVVGLLLVKSLLTVRPESDTLVSTVGIRHIPRVPADMPLYDILNEFQKGSSHMAAVVKVNVKRKGSLSTLLEEENTSDSKLTTPLLLKREGNQDNVVVDIDKISNSGFSHTSEEIEDGEVIGVITLEDVFEELLQEEIVDETDEYVDVHKRIRVATVAAVAISSLARAPSSRRLLGQKGTGGPKTPKASSTTPKTGQDKPI, encoded by the exons ATGCATCCGTTCAACGCTATGATGGCGGCGAGGATGCTGACCGCCGTCGGAAAATCAAACGGATTAGAAAGCGAGACGATCCCCTTCGGATCCTTGTGGTGGAGTATCTACGCCGGCGTCTCTTGTTTCCTCGTCTTCTTCGCCGGAATCATGTCCGGTCTCACTTTAGGCCTCATGTCTCTCAGTCTCGTCGACCTCGAAATCCTCCAACGCAGTGGCTCCCCAAAGGAGAAGAAACAATCAg CTGCGATTTTGCCGGTAGTTCAGAAACAGCATCAGCTTCTAGTGACACTTCTCTTGTTCAATGCTCTTGCTATGGAG GGCCTTCCTATTTACTTAGACAAGATCTTCAACGAGTATGTTGCTATCATCCTCTCCGTTACTTTCGTTCTCTTTGTTGGAGAG gtTATTCCTCAAGCTATATGCTCCAGGTATGGACTAGCAGTGGGAGCTAACTTGGTTTGGCTTGTCCGCATCTTAATGATTCTCTCCTATCCCATATCTTTCCCTGTTGCGAAGATGTTGGACTGTGTGTTGGGACATGGTGACCCTTTGTTTAGACGGGCTCAGTTAAAGGCTCTTGTTTCCATTCATGGGGAAGCTGCTGGCAAGGGAGGTGAGCTTACCCATGATGAGACCACTATCATTAGTGGAGCGCTTGATTTGACTGCCAAGACTGCTCGAGAAGCCATGACGCCTATTGAATCAATCTTTTCCTTGGATATGAATTCAAAGCTGGACTG GGAAGCTATGGATAAGATTCAAACACGGGGACATAGCCGGATTCCTGTCTACTCCGACAATCCTAAAAATGTTGTCGGACTTCTTTTG GTGAAGAGTCTCCTTACTGTTCGCCCTGAATCAGATACTCTTGTCAGCACAGTTGGTATACGCCACATTCCAAG GGTTCCCGCCGATATGCCATTGTATGATATACTGAACGAGTTTCAAAAAGGGAGCAGTCACATGGCTGCAGTTGTGAAGGTCAACGTGAAACGCAAAGGTTCTCTTTCAACTTTGCTTGAAGAAGAAAACACTAGTGACTCCAAGTTGACTACACCTCTGTTACTAAAGCGAGAAGGAAACCAGGACAATGTCGTTGTTGATATTGACAAGATTAGTAACAGTGGGTTCTCGCATACTTCAGAGGAGATAGAGGATGGAGAAGTAATCGGAGTCATCACTTTGGAAGATGTGTTTGAAGAGCTTTTGCAGGAAGAGATTGTGGATGAAACTGATGAATATGTTGACGTACATAAAAGGATCCGGGTGGCGACTGTAGCTGCAGTGGCGATTTCATCATTAGCGAGAGCTCCTTCAAGCCGGAGGTTACTTGGCCAAAAGGGAACT GGAGGACCAAAAACGCCAAAGGCATCTTCTACTACTCCAAAGACAGGACAGGACAAACCGATTTGA
- the LOC103835191 gene encoding histidine--tRNA ligase, chloroplastic/mitochondrial has product MRAIQIVTTRLSSCLRPIRFELVSSSSSPRLLSNSRRLICTAAATKSNGGRSGSIVAPLVENEEVQKIDVNPPKGTRDFAPEDMRLRNWLFNHFKEVSRLFGYEEVDYPVLETEALFIRKAGEEIRDQLYCFEDRGNRRVALRPELTPSLARLVIQKGKSVSLPLKWFAIGQCWRYERMTRGRRREHYQWNMDIIGVPHVTAEAELISAIVTFFKRIGITASDVGFKVSSRKVLQELLRKYGVPENLFGRVCIIIDKIEKIPIDEIKKELGSTGISEDAIEQLLQVLSVKSLDDLEDVLGGAGEAIADLKQLFSLAEKFGYSEWIQFDASVVRGLAYYTGIVFEGFDRKGNLRAICGGGRYDRLLPTYGGDDIPACGFGFGDAVIVELLKEKNLLPELGQEVENIVCALEKDLQGAAGTVATALRSKGQTVDLVLESKPLKWVFKRAARINARRLILVGKTEWEDGSVSVKVLSTGEQFQVKLNDLE; this is encoded by the exons ATGCGAGCAATTCAAATCGTGACGACGCGACTGAGCTCGTGCTTGAGACCTATTCGATTCGAACTcgtttcttcgtcttcttcgccTCGCCTGTTATCTAACTCTAGGCGCCTCATATGTACCGCCGCCGCGACGAAGTCGAACGGAGGCAGGTCCGGTTCGATTGTGGCTCCATTGGTGGAGAATGAAGAAGTTCAGAAGATCGATGTGAATCCACCTAAAGGAACTCGTGATTTCGCTCCTGAGGATATGCGTCTCCGCAACTGGCTCTTCAAccatttcaaagag GTATCACGGTTATTTGGGTATGAAGAAGTGGATTATCCAGTGTTGGAGACGGAGGCTTTGTTCATCAGAAAAGCAGGCGAGGAGATTAGAGACCAA CTATACTGCTTTGAAGATAGGGGTAATCGGCGTGTAGCATTGAGGCCTGAGCTTACTCCTTCTTTAGCCAGGCTTGTCATTCAGAAAGG AAAATCAGTTTCCCTTCCGTTGAAGTGGTTTGCTATTGGGCAATGTTGGCGCTACGAGAGAATGACAAGAGGAAGGAGACGTGAGCATTACCAGTGGAATATGGATATTATTGGTGTCCCTCATGTCACT GCTGAAGCAGAACTAATTTCAGCTATAGTCACCTTCTTCAAGCGAATTGGGATCACTGCCTCAGATGTTGGTTTTAAAGTTTCTAGCCGCAAG GTCTTACAAGAATTGCTAAGAAAATATGGTGTACCTGAAAACTTGTTTGGCAGAGTTTGTATCATTATAGACAAG ATAGAAAAGATCCCAATTGATGAGATAAAAAAGGAACTTGGGTCCACTGGGATATCAGAAGATGCTATTGAACAGCTATTGCAAGTGCTTTCTGTCAAGTCCTTGGATGATTTGGAAG ATGTACTTGGTGGAGCTGGAGAAGCCATTGCAGATCTGAAACAACTCTTCTCACTTGCTGAAAAGTTTGGTTATTCAGAGTGGATACAGTTTGATGCATCTGTTGTGCGTGGTCTAGCGTATTACACTGGTATTGTCTTTGAG GGATTTGATCGAAAAGGGAATCTACGAGCTATATGTGGTGGTGGGAGATACGACAGATTACTCCCCACTTATGGAGGCGATGACATTCCTGCCTGTGGTTTTGGTTTCGGCGATGCTGTAATTGTTGAA CTGCTTAAGGAGAAGAATTTGTTGCCAGAATTGGGACAAGAGGTGGAGAACATTGTGTGTGCTTTGGAAAAAGATCTCCAAGGAGCTGCAGGTACTGTTGCAACCGCTCTCAGAAGCAAAGGCCAAACCGTTGATTTGGTATTGGAGAGTAAACCGCTGAAATGGGTGTTCAAGAGGGCGGCTCGGATAAACGCAAGAAGGCTGATACTGGTTGGGAAGACAGAGTGGGAAGATGGTTCGGTGAGTGTGAAGGTTTTGTCTACAGGTGAGCAGTTCCAAGTAAAACTCAATGACTTGGAGTAA